In a genomic window of Scyliorhinus torazame isolate Kashiwa2021f chromosome 5, sScyTor2.1, whole genome shotgun sequence:
- the LOC140419850 gene encoding uncharacterized protein encodes MEKPWKCSDCGKGYRAPCLLEAHRRIHTGEKPFTCSQCEKGFTQLSNLHRHQRVHTEARPFTCCQCGKGFTQLSSLQRHQRVHTGERPFTCSQCGKGFKHLYSLHTHQRIHIGEKPFTCSQCGNRFSALSSLKSHQRVHTGERPFTCSQCGKGFSRSSNLWTHRRVHTGERPFTCSQCGKGFTELSHLQTHQRLHTGEKPFTCSQCGKGFRHSSTLQRHQQVHTGEKPFTCSQCEKGFTQLSSLQRHQRIHTGERKFTCSQCGNEFTQLSSLQRHQRIHSGERPFTCSQCEK; translated from the coding sequence atggagaaaccatggaaatgttcggattgtgggaagggatacagagccccatgtttgctggaagctcatcgacgcattcacactggggagaagccgttcacctgctctcagtgtgagaagggattcactcagttatccaaccttcacagacaccagcgagttcatactgaggcaaggccattcacctgctgtcagtgtgggaagggattcactcaattatccagcctgcagagacaccagcgggttcatactggggagagaccgtttacctgctctcaatgtgggaagggattcaaacatttATACAGCCTGCacacacatcagcgaattcacattggggagaagccattcacctgctctcaatgtgggaacagATTCAGtgcgttatccagcctgaagtcacaccagcgagttcatactggggagaggccgttcacctgctctcagtgtgggaagggattcagtcgttcATCCAACCTGTggacacaccggcgagttcacactggggagaggccgttcacctgctctcagtgtgggaagggattcactgagttatcccacctacagacacaccagcgacttcacactggggagaagccattcacctgctctcagtgtgggaagggattcagacattcatccacgctgcagagacatcagcaagttcacactggggagaagccgttcacctgctctcagtgtgagaagggattcactcaattatccagcctgcagagacaccagcggattcacactggggagaggaaattcacctgttctcagtgtgggaatgaATTCacgcaattatccagcctgcagagacaccagcggattcacagtggggagaggccgtttacctgctctcaatgtgagaagtga